In one window of Paenarthrobacter nicotinovorans DNA:
- a CDS encoding magnesium transporter MgtE N-terminal domain-containing protein, translating to MSTHPSRVFVARLLGLDVFDPLGDRLGRLRDVVVLSRGTRGAPHVVGIVVEVPGKKRVFVPMTRITSIDQTQIICTGLVNLRRFEQRGAETLVVAEMFDRRVTLADGSGDATIEDIAMDQHRSKDWFVSKLFVRRGHSLSPLSRLRRNETLIIDWADAQTGGHNEPQAATQFVATHEDLKPADFAEALQEMSDKRRFEVASELQDERLADVLQELPEDDQVTILSALDVERAADVLEEMDPDDAADLLAELPSAQAEELLQLMEPQEAEDVRRLLEYDEDTAGGLMTPVPVILPPEATVAEALAHVRREELSPALASSIFIARPPLETPTGRFLGVVHIQQLLRFPPPEPLGNLVDKNLEPLSDQAHISEVARTLATYNLNSLPVVDDDGRLVGAVTVDDVLDHLLPDDWRAHEDDAPIRKLGGRIG from the coding sequence ATGAGCACACATCCTTCTCGCGTCTTCGTGGCGCGCCTTCTGGGCTTGGACGTCTTCGACCCCCTGGGCGATCGTCTGGGCCGGTTGCGGGACGTCGTGGTGCTCTCCCGCGGGACCCGCGGCGCACCCCACGTCGTCGGCATCGTCGTCGAGGTTCCCGGCAAGAAGCGGGTCTTCGTCCCCATGACGCGCATTACCTCCATCGACCAGACCCAGATCATCTGCACCGGGCTGGTGAACCTGCGGCGCTTCGAGCAGCGTGGTGCCGAAACACTCGTGGTGGCCGAGATGTTCGACCGCAGGGTGACGCTGGCCGATGGCAGTGGCGACGCCACCATTGAAGACATCGCCATGGACCAGCACCGCTCCAAGGACTGGTTCGTGAGCAAGCTGTTCGTACGCCGTGGTCACTCGCTCTCCCCCCTGAGCAGGCTCCGCCGGAACGAGACCCTGATCATCGATTGGGCCGACGCCCAAACCGGGGGCCACAACGAACCCCAGGCCGCCACCCAGTTCGTTGCCACGCACGAAGACCTCAAACCTGCTGACTTCGCCGAAGCCCTGCAGGAGATGAGTGATAAGCGGCGTTTTGAAGTCGCCAGTGAACTCCAGGACGAGCGGCTCGCCGACGTCCTCCAGGAGCTCCCGGAAGACGACCAGGTCACCATCCTCTCTGCGCTGGACGTGGAGCGGGCGGCCGACGTCCTTGAAGAGATGGACCCGGACGACGCCGCCGACCTCCTTGCCGAGCTCCCTTCCGCCCAAGCAGAAGAGCTGCTGCAGCTGATGGAACCCCAGGAAGCCGAAGACGTGCGCCGCCTCCTGGAATACGACGAAGACACCGCCGGTGGTTTGATGACTCCTGTTCCGGTCATCCTCCCCCCGGAAGCCACCGTGGCCGAAGCCCTTGCGCACGTCCGCCGCGAGGAACTGTCGCCGGCGCTGGCCTCCTCCATTTTCATTGCACGCCCGCCCCTGGAGACGCCCACCGGACGGTTCCTCGGTGTGGTGCATATACAGCAACTGCTGCGGTTCCCCCCGCCGGAGCCCCTGGGCAACCTCGTGGACAAGAACCTGGAACCTCTTTCGGACCAGGCCCACATCAGCGAGGTCGCCCGGACACTGGCAACGTACAACCTGAATTCGCTTCCAGTCGTAGACGACGACGGCCGCCTCGTGGGGGCGGTGACTGTTGATGACGTGCTGGATCACTTGTTACCGGATGATTGGCGCGCCCACGAGGACGATGCCCCGATAAGGAAACTTGGAGGCCGCATTGGCTGA
- a CDS encoding Sec-independent protein translocase family protein: MLGINGPEFILLLIIGVLVIGPSRLPEYTQKLANLVKEVRRMASGAREQIKEEVGIDIDEVDWKKYDPRQYDPRRIIKDALLDDDTKPVSAGGPAAAATAASAIAEEAKPKAPVRVIERLAEGEAAPFDTEAT; this comes from the coding sequence GTGCTTGGAATCAACGGCCCGGAGTTCATACTCCTTCTGATTATCGGCGTACTCGTCATCGGTCCCAGCCGTTTGCCCGAATACACTCAAAAGCTGGCCAATCTGGTCAAAGAAGTGCGGCGGATGGCTTCCGGCGCCCGCGAGCAGATCAAAGAAGAAGTCGGCATCGACATCGATGAAGTCGACTGGAAGAAATACGATCCCCGTCAGTACGATCCCCGGCGCATCATCAAGGATGCCCTGCTGGACGATGACACCAAACCGGTCAGCGCAGGAGGACCGGCAGCCGCGGCCACCGCTGCTTCCGCTATTGCCGAAGAGGCCAAGCCCAAGGCTCCTGTAAGGGTCATCGAGAGGCTCGCCGAAGGCGAAGCCGCTCCTTTCGACACTGAGGCAACCTAA
- a CDS encoding amino acid ABC transporter ATP-binding protein yields MTTQASGDALVSLNGVNKHYGQLHVLKDINLQVRKGEVVVVIGPSGSGKSTLCRAINRLETIDDGDIAIDGKKLPEEGKDLAHLRADVGMVFQSFNLFAHKTILENVTLGPIKVKKVAKGTADKEAMALLERVGVGHQAPKLPAQLSGGQQQRVAIARALAMKPKVMLFDEPTSALDPEMINEVLDVMIQLAKEGMTMIVVTHEMGFARKAADRVVFMADGQIVEDATPEEFFTNPKSDRAKDFLSKLLTH; encoded by the coding sequence ATGACTACTCAAGCGTCCGGCGATGCCCTCGTCTCCCTGAACGGCGTCAACAAGCACTACGGTCAATTGCACGTCCTGAAAGACATCAACCTCCAGGTCCGGAAGGGCGAGGTCGTGGTTGTTATCGGACCTTCCGGGTCGGGTAAGTCCACGCTGTGCCGTGCGATCAACCGTTTGGAAACGATCGACGACGGCGATATCGCCATCGACGGGAAGAAGCTTCCCGAAGAAGGCAAGGACCTCGCCCACCTGCGGGCCGACGTCGGAATGGTTTTCCAGTCCTTCAACCTGTTCGCCCACAAGACGATTCTTGAGAACGTCACTCTTGGGCCGATCAAGGTCAAGAAGGTCGCCAAGGGCACCGCGGACAAGGAAGCCATGGCCCTCCTTGAGCGTGTAGGTGTCGGGCATCAGGCTCCGAAGCTGCCGGCACAGCTTTCGGGCGGACAGCAGCAGCGTGTGGCCATAGCCCGCGCCCTTGCCATGAAGCCCAAGGTGATGCTGTTCGACGAGCCGACGTCCGCGTTGGACCCCGAAATGATCAATGAAGTCCTGGACGTCATGATCCAACTGGCCAAGGAAGGCATGACCATGATCGTGGTGACCCACGAGATGGGCTTTGCCCGCAAGGCTGCCGACCGTGTGGTGTTCATGGCCGACGGCCAGATCGTGGAAGACGCAACCCCTGAGGAGTTCTTCACCAACCCGAAGAGCGACCGCGCCAAGGACTTCCTGTCCAAGCTACTGACCCACTAG
- a CDS encoding amino acid ABC transporter permease, which translates to MTSVLYDVPGPKARRMSLVASVIGALIILGGVIGAIVILSSQGIFNASRWEVFVNESAKDVWTQLGLGLLATLQAAGVAAVIAFPLGVALCLLRISLIPWIRIPTQVVLEFLRGMPVVLMILFVLLVFATSPFVAVVSGLVLYNAAIFAEILRAGIQSLPKGQREAGLAIGLRSFQSRMSIEFPQAIRRMLPSLVAQLVVLLKDTSLGYIVAYEELLRKVKLISDLEPSLLFSAFFVGAAIYILINLSVSRLAIWIERRGSRKAAGGMASAIKTVDLQVNAAGTDKK; encoded by the coding sequence ATGACTTCCGTTCTCTATGACGTACCCGGCCCCAAGGCCAGGCGCATGTCCCTCGTCGCCTCGGTAATTGGCGCGCTCATTATCCTCGGTGGAGTGATCGGCGCCATCGTCATCCTGTCCTCGCAGGGCATCTTCAATGCCTCGCGATGGGAGGTCTTCGTCAACGAATCCGCCAAGGACGTCTGGACGCAGCTGGGCTTGGGTCTGCTGGCCACCCTGCAGGCCGCAGGTGTCGCCGCGGTGATCGCTTTTCCGTTGGGCGTCGCCTTGTGCCTGCTCCGAATATCACTGATTCCGTGGATACGTATTCCCACACAAGTGGTTCTCGAGTTCCTCCGCGGCATGCCGGTGGTTCTCATGATCTTGTTCGTACTGCTGGTGTTTGCCACGAGCCCGTTCGTGGCCGTTGTCAGCGGCCTCGTGTTGTATAACGCAGCCATATTCGCTGAGATCCTGCGAGCCGGCATTCAGTCCCTCCCGAAGGGGCAACGTGAAGCGGGCCTGGCGATTGGTCTTCGCAGCTTTCAATCGCGAATGAGCATCGAGTTTCCGCAGGCTATCCGGCGCATGCTGCCCTCGTTGGTGGCACAGCTGGTAGTTCTCCTTAAGGACACTTCCCTCGGGTACATCGTGGCCTACGAGGAACTCCTGCGTAAGGTGAAGCTCATTTCGGACCTCGAGCCCAGCCTCCTGTTCTCCGCCTTCTTTGTCGGAGCAGCCATCTACATCCTGATAAACCTCTCCGTTTCGCGCTTGGCCATTTGGATCGAACGCCGCGGATCCAGGAAGGCAGCCGGCGGCATGGCCTCCGCCATCAAGACGGTGGATCTCCAAGTCAACGCAGCGGGCACGGACAAGAAGTAG
- a CDS encoding O-methyltransferase, translating into MSADKSSSWSYAEDLPAEDDVMLRARERSFELGVTPVSPGVGAVLTVLAAASKAQTVVEVGSGAGVSGVCLLRGLSPQAVLTTIDVDVEHLKAAREAFLESGSPANRTRTISGRAADVLPRLTDSAYDLVFIDADKPNFPKYVEQAIRLLKSGGTLVINDALDKDRVSNPAARDATTVVLRQIGKAIRDDERLASAMLPTGDGLLVAVKK; encoded by the coding sequence ATGAGTGCCGACAAGTCAAGCAGCTGGTCCTACGCAGAAGATCTGCCGGCTGAGGATGACGTCATGTTGCGCGCCCGTGAGCGTTCCTTCGAGTTGGGGGTAACTCCCGTCAGTCCCGGTGTCGGCGCCGTACTGACGGTGCTCGCTGCGGCCTCCAAGGCGCAGACAGTGGTGGAGGTCGGCTCGGGAGCCGGAGTGTCCGGCGTCTGCCTGCTGCGTGGCCTGAGCCCCCAGGCCGTCCTGACCACCATCGACGTTGACGTCGAACACCTCAAGGCCGCCAGGGAAGCGTTCCTTGAGTCCGGCAGCCCGGCCAACCGCACCCGTACCATCTCAGGACGTGCCGCGGATGTCCTGCCGAGGTTGACCGACTCAGCGTACGACCTCGTGTTCATCGACGCCGACAAGCCGAACTTTCCCAAATATGTGGAGCAGGCGATCCGCTTGCTCAAATCCGGTGGCACGCTTGTCATCAACGACGCCCTGGATAAAGACCGCGTCTCCAATCCGGCTGCGCGGGACGCCACTACCGTGGTCCTGCGCCAGATCGGCAAGGCAATCCGCGACGACGAACGGCTGGCTTCGGCGATGCTGCCCACCGGCGATGGCCTTCTGGTGGCCGTCAAGAAGTAG
- a CDS encoding DivIVA domain-containing protein: MDTVSFFLVFLAIVLVGAALYLGAGIVRGRTIGTGLDDPVPNLPPVLLPAEARPSDVDSLRFALGLRGYRMDQVDQVLDDLRDQLRAKDLEIERLSALVRERPGDGDSGRTGQ, from the coding sequence ATGGACACTGTGAGCTTTTTCCTGGTGTTTCTCGCGATTGTCCTGGTTGGTGCGGCGCTGTACCTCGGCGCCGGAATCGTCCGTGGGCGCACGATCGGTACGGGCCTCGATGATCCCGTTCCCAACCTGCCCCCGGTGCTGTTACCGGCCGAGGCGCGGCCGTCCGACGTCGACTCCCTGCGGTTCGCGTTGGGATTGCGCGGCTACCGGATGGACCAGGTGGACCAGGTCCTCGATGACCTTCGCGACCAGCTGCGGGCCAAGGACCTCGAAATCGAGAGGCTCAGCGCGCTCGTACGGGAGCGGCCCGGGGACGGCGATTCCGGCCGTACCGGGCAGTGA
- a CDS encoding glutamate ABC transporter substrate-binding protein, translating into MKSLITRRKSLLVAASAALALTLSACGGSSTTTPPVASASFEAGTTMDKLNKAQKITIGTKFDQPLFGQKGLDGKPVGFDVEMGKAIAAKLGIAADKIEWVETVSANREPFIEQGRVDLVIATYTINDSRKEKVSFAGPYYEAGQALLVNKDDNSITKPEDVKGKKVCSVTGSTPAKTIVDKYGAELVPAANYTACLEPLRNKQVVAVTTDNVILAGYVDKEPDAFKLASEETFTKEPYGIGLKKDDTVFRNWINDQLEEFAKDDTYKKAWEATAGKVIKTVPDLPKIDRY; encoded by the coding sequence ATGAAGTCTCTTATTACCCGGAGGAAGTCGCTCCTGGTGGCCGCTTCTGCTGCTCTTGCCCTCACGCTGAGCGCGTGTGGCGGCAGCAGCACCACCACTCCCCCTGTCGCCTCGGCGAGCTTCGAAGCCGGTACCACCATGGACAAGCTGAACAAGGCACAGAAGATCACCATCGGCACCAAGTTCGACCAGCCGCTCTTCGGCCAGAAGGGCCTGGACGGCAAGCCTGTCGGTTTCGACGTTGAAATGGGCAAGGCAATCGCCGCCAAGCTGGGCATCGCCGCTGACAAGATCGAATGGGTGGAGACCGTGTCGGCCAACCGCGAACCATTCATCGAACAAGGCCGCGTAGACCTTGTCATAGCGACTTACACCATCAATGACTCCCGCAAGGAAAAGGTTTCCTTCGCGGGCCCGTACTACGAAGCCGGCCAGGCTCTCCTGGTAAACAAGGACGACAACTCCATTACCAAGCCAGAGGACGTCAAGGGCAAGAAGGTCTGCTCCGTCACGGGCTCCACCCCTGCCAAAACCATCGTCGACAAGTACGGCGCCGAACTCGTTCCGGCAGCCAACTACACTGCTTGCCTGGAACCGCTCCGCAATAAGCAGGTTGTCGCTGTTACAACGGACAATGTGATCCTTGCGGGCTACGTCGACAAGGAACCGGATGCCTTCAAACTGGCATCCGAAGAAACCTTCACAAAAGAGCCCTACGGCATCGGCCTGAAGAAGGACGACACTGTCTTCCGCAACTGGATCAACGACCAGCTGGAGGAATTCGCCAAGGACGACACGTACAAGAAGGCCTGGGAAGCAACCGCGGGCAAGGTCATCAAGACAGTCCCCGACCTGCCGAAGATCGACCGCTACTAA
- the sigE gene encoding RNA polymerase sigma factor SigE, protein MPASNAAPVLTSEGLEAATDWVMPSWEEVVSNHSAKVYRLAYRLTGNKFDAEDLTQEVFVRVFRSLENFKPGTLDGWLHRITTNLFLDQARRKSRIRFDALAEDAESRLPGREPGPEQSFEHNNLDLDVQRALEELPPDFRAAVVLCDLEGLSYDEVAEALGVKLGTVRSRIHRGRTMLREKLAHRDPRPAEARKPRLKMPRIASIL, encoded by the coding sequence ATGCCGGCATCCAATGCTGCGCCAGTCCTGACATCGGAGGGCCTCGAGGCAGCCACTGACTGGGTCATGCCCAGCTGGGAGGAAGTGGTTTCCAACCACTCCGCCAAAGTGTACCGCCTTGCCTACCGCCTGACAGGCAACAAGTTCGACGCCGAAGACCTCACCCAGGAGGTCTTCGTGAGGGTCTTCCGCTCGCTCGAAAACTTCAAGCCCGGAACACTGGATGGTTGGCTGCACCGCATCACCACCAACCTGTTCCTTGACCAGGCCCGCCGCAAGAGCCGGATCCGCTTCGACGCGCTTGCCGAGGACGCGGAATCACGGCTGCCCGGACGAGAGCCGGGCCCCGAACAGAGCTTCGAACACAACAACCTCGACCTCGACGTCCAGCGGGCACTGGAGGAACTCCCGCCCGACTTCCGCGCCGCCGTCGTGCTGTGCGATCTTGAAGGTCTTTCCTATGACGAGGTCGCAGAAGCCTTGGGTGTGAAGCTTGGCACCGTGAGGTCCCGTATCCACCGTGGCCGCACCATGCTTCGGGAGAAACTGGCCCACCGGGACCCCCGTCCGGCCGAGGCCCGGAAGCCGCGCCTTAAGATGCCCCGCATCGCAAGTATCCTCTAG
- a CDS encoding LOG family protein has translation MSISQHSIPNPDANGHDRTTHVPLPSEIAPAKHKGSLELRRKQADTGMSDQHLLDTSGAGQFIHTDPWRVLRIQSEFVEGFGALADLGPAVSVFGSARTKPGTEYYEMAVDVGRKLAESGVAVITGGGPGSMEAANKGAVEGNGVSVGLGIELPFEQGLNQWVDLGINFRYFFARKTMFVKYAQGFVVLPGGLGTLDELFEAMVLVQTRKVTSFPIVLLGVRFWGPMIEWIRETLVAEGMVSEKDLDLIQLVDDPADAVHRVLHGAPLPTPTGEQRPE, from the coding sequence ATGAGCATCAGCCAGCACTCAATTCCCAACCCGGATGCCAACGGCCACGACAGGACCACCCACGTGCCCCTGCCTTCGGAGATTGCGCCCGCCAAGCACAAAGGCTCTTTGGAGCTTCGGCGCAAACAGGCGGATACGGGAATGTCGGACCAGCATTTGCTGGATACGAGCGGTGCCGGACAGTTCATCCATACCGATCCCTGGCGCGTTCTCCGGATCCAAAGCGAGTTCGTGGAAGGTTTCGGTGCCCTGGCCGACCTGGGCCCCGCAGTAAGTGTTTTTGGTTCCGCACGCACCAAGCCCGGGACCGAGTACTACGAGATGGCAGTGGATGTCGGGCGCAAACTTGCAGAGTCCGGGGTCGCAGTCATCACCGGCGGCGGTCCCGGTTCCATGGAGGCTGCGAACAAGGGCGCTGTCGAGGGCAACGGAGTCTCCGTAGGCCTGGGTATCGAGCTGCCGTTCGAACAGGGACTCAACCAGTGGGTGGACCTGGGGATCAACTTCAGGTACTTCTTCGCCCGGAAGACGATGTTCGTCAAATATGCGCAGGGCTTTGTGGTGCTGCCCGGCGGACTCGGAACCCTCGATGAACTCTTTGAAGCCATGGTCCTCGTCCAGACCCGCAAAGTGACCTCGTTCCCGATTGTCCTCCTGGGTGTTCGGTTCTGGGGACCCATGATCGAATGGATCCGGGAGACCTTGGTGGCAGAGGGCATGGTGTCCGAAAAGGACCTCGACCTGATCCAGTTGGTCGACGACCCGGCCGATGCCGTTCACCGGGTGCTTCACGGTGCCCCGCTTCCCACACCTACGGGCGAGCAGCGCCCCGAGTAG
- a CDS encoding Mrp/NBP35 family ATP-binding protein, with the protein MSTATAEALHAALATVIDPELRRPITELGMLESVSSDDDGMVHVAVLLTIAGCPLRETITQDATDALMGVDGVTGVDVELKVMTPAQREALKEKLRGPGGQRGIPFAKPGSLTKVYAVASGKGGVGKSSVTVNLACALAAQGLRVGVVDADVHGFSVPALMGITQKPTQVDDMILPPVAYGVKVISIGMFVEGNQPVAWRGPMLHRALEQFLTDVYFGDLDALFLDLPPGTGDIAISVAQLLPNAEILVVTTPQAAAADVAERAGTIATQTGQKVAGVIENMSFLEMPDGGRMELFGSGGGAILAERLSAAVGHDVPLLGQIPLDIRLREGGDAGKPVVLAAPDTAAAKAMEGVAAALASRPRGLSGMSLGIEPR; encoded by the coding sequence ATGAGCACCGCAACTGCCGAGGCGCTGCACGCTGCCCTGGCAACGGTTATTGATCCCGAGCTCCGGCGCCCCATCACGGAACTGGGAATGCTGGAATCAGTCTCTTCCGACGACGACGGGATGGTCCATGTTGCCGTCCTGCTGACGATTGCCGGATGCCCGCTGCGCGAAACCATCACCCAGGACGCGACCGACGCCCTGATGGGGGTGGATGGTGTTACCGGCGTAGACGTGGAACTGAAAGTCATGACTCCGGCCCAGCGTGAAGCCCTCAAGGAAAAGCTCCGCGGCCCGGGTGGCCAGCGCGGCATTCCGTTCGCCAAACCGGGTTCGTTGACCAAGGTGTACGCCGTGGCAAGTGGAAAAGGCGGGGTGGGCAAGTCCTCCGTCACCGTCAATCTTGCCTGTGCCCTGGCGGCCCAGGGCCTCCGGGTGGGAGTTGTGGACGCGGACGTCCATGGCTTCTCCGTGCCGGCCCTGATGGGTATCACCCAGAAGCCCACACAGGTGGATGACATGATCCTGCCTCCCGTGGCCTACGGCGTGAAGGTCATCTCGATCGGCATGTTCGTCGAAGGCAACCAGCCTGTGGCCTGGCGTGGTCCCATGCTGCACCGCGCCCTGGAACAGTTCCTCACCGACGTGTACTTCGGTGATCTCGATGCACTCTTCCTCGATTTGCCTCCGGGCACGGGCGATATCGCAATCTCTGTGGCACAGCTGCTGCCGAACGCGGAGATCCTGGTGGTCACCACGCCCCAGGCAGCGGCAGCCGATGTCGCCGAACGCGCCGGAACCATCGCCACGCAGACCGGGCAGAAAGTGGCCGGCGTGATCGAGAACATGTCGTTCCTGGAAATGCCCGACGGCGGTCGTATGGAACTGTTTGGAAGCGGCGGAGGCGCCATCCTAGCTGAGAGATTGAGCGCAGCCGTAGGCCACGACGTTCCCTTGCTGGGGCAGATACCGTTGGATATCCGTTTGCGCGAGGGTGGGGACGCAGGGAAGCCCGTCGTCCTGGCAGCGCCCGATACTGCCGCTGCCAAGGCCATGGAAGGAGTTGCCGCGGCCCTGGCCTCCCGGCCACGCGGGTTGTCGGGCATGTCGTTGGGAATCGAGCCCCGCTAG
- a CDS encoding DUF1003 domain-containing protein produces the protein MEAALADNNGTRSPRGTARPGSSLDTPLSGRQRILPKFSPNPDAFGNATEGFARFMGTPTFLVYMTVFCVFWLAWNSFAPTEWQFDRMELGFTLLTLMLSLQASYAAPLLLLAQNRQDDRDRVSLQQDRQRAERNLSDTEYLTRELASLRIALREVATRDYVRAELRSLLEDIIDAQEELRESEASADGTESPGEKVKEKLKEKRDKSRGPRTQQIPKVRPPRAAGPQHSTAKPSPDTPESRA, from the coding sequence TTGGAGGCCGCATTGGCTGACAACAACGGCACCCGATCCCCCCGTGGCACGGCACGCCCGGGCAGCAGCCTGGATACGCCACTGAGTGGCCGTCAACGGATCCTCCCCAAGTTCTCCCCCAATCCTGACGCTTTCGGCAATGCAACAGAGGGTTTTGCCCGATTCATGGGTACGCCAACGTTCCTGGTGTACATGACCGTGTTTTGTGTGTTCTGGCTCGCTTGGAACTCGTTTGCGCCCACGGAGTGGCAATTCGACCGCATGGAGTTGGGCTTCACCCTGCTGACCCTGATGTTGTCGCTGCAGGCTTCCTATGCCGCACCACTGCTCCTGCTTGCCCAGAACCGGCAGGATGACCGCGACCGTGTCTCGCTCCAGCAGGACCGCCAGCGCGCTGAACGGAACCTCTCCGACACCGAGTACCTCACGAGGGAACTTGCCTCACTCCGCATCGCCTTGCGCGAGGTAGCCACCCGCGACTACGTCCGGGCCGAGCTCCGCAGCTTGCTTGAGGACATCATCGACGCCCAGGAAGAACTCCGCGAAAGCGAAGCCTCCGCCGACGGCACGGAGTCACCCGGGGAGAAGGTCAAGGAGAAGCTGAAGGAGAAGCGGGACAAGTCCCGTGGACCCCGCACCCAGCAGATCCCCAAGGTACGGCCTCCGCGGGCCGCCGGACCCCAGCATTCCACCGCCAAGCCATCCCCAGACACCCCTGAAAGCCGGGCCTGA
- a CDS encoding general stress protein: MSNIFGAPKAIEESRSVPQGDTVGSYTSYLDAQKAVDYLADQQFPVQLVSIVGNDLKMVERVTGRLSYPRVALSGALSGMWFGLFVGVMLSFFTPAGGPFSIITSVLMGAAFFMLFGIVTYAMQRGKRDFTSTSQVVATNYDVIVAQEAAHEARRLLQQLPMNPSQAATAQTSNYTPQNPPFQQPGQAPERPSTWNDPYGQRGPDAAQPAAQGQPGNPEGTPTGPALAAQNPKPAAVRYPDLPDGRPQYGVRVTEGQNDAPRDDAQQSGHEGSTKE, encoded by the coding sequence ATGTCTAACATTTTTGGTGCCCCCAAAGCCATTGAGGAATCCCGCAGCGTCCCCCAAGGCGACACCGTGGGTTCATATACCTCTTATTTGGATGCCCAGAAGGCGGTGGACTACCTTGCGGACCAGCAGTTCCCGGTTCAGCTGGTGTCGATCGTGGGCAACGACCTCAAAATGGTGGAGCGGGTGACCGGTCGCCTGAGCTACCCGAGGGTGGCGTTGTCCGGTGCGCTGAGCGGAATGTGGTTCGGCCTGTTCGTTGGCGTCATGCTCTCCTTCTTCACTCCTGCCGGTGGTCCGTTCTCCATCATTACCTCAGTGCTGATGGGTGCGGCCTTCTTCATGTTGTTCGGCATCGTCACCTATGCCATGCAGCGCGGCAAGCGGGACTTCACCTCCACCAGCCAGGTGGTGGCCACGAACTATGACGTCATTGTGGCCCAGGAGGCAGCCCACGAGGCACGCCGCTTGCTTCAGCAGCTCCCCATGAATCCGTCACAGGCCGCCACCGCCCAGACCAGCAACTACACCCCGCAGAACCCTCCGTTCCAGCAGCCGGGCCAAGCCCCGGAGCGCCCCTCCACGTGGAACGACCCCTACGGCCAGCGCGGTCCTGACGCAGCTCAGCCTGCAGCCCAGGGGCAGCCCGGGAACCCGGAAGGGACCCCCACAGGTCCTGCCCTGGCTGCGCAGAACCCAAAGCCGGCAGCTGTCCGCTATCCGGATCTGCCCGATGGCCGTCCGCAGTACGGAGTCAGGGTCACCGAGGGACAGAACGATGCGCCCCGGGACGACGCGCAGCAGTCGGGCCACGAAGGCTCCACCAAGGAGTAG
- a CDS encoding DUF3117 domain-containing protein, whose product MAAMKPRTGDGPMEVTKEGRSLIMRVPLEGGGRLVVELNAAEAENLKECLVGVTE is encoded by the coding sequence ATGGCGGCTATGAAACCACGGACTGGCGACGGCCCTATGGAAGTTACCAAAGAGGGACGCAGCCTCATCATGCGTGTGCCGCTCGAAGGTGGCGGACGGCTTGTGGTTGAGCTCAATGCCGCCGAAGCGGAAAACCTCAAGGAATGCCTCGTAGGTGTGACCGAATAG